In the Gammaproteobacteria bacterium genome, one interval contains:
- a CDS encoding DUF2802 domain-containing protein, with translation MVIDLPDAVALTGLLVMVIALLVTAHRLRRLTRRVAEQGRHIRDQERTLQALCAGARGLGDSLRAMEQRMRGAQHRLDDLDGVEPQGRLYRQAIERARNGADQKELVDTFGLEPGEAELLRRLHTPAGRHLN, from the coding sequence ATGGTGATTGATCTGCCCGATGCGGTAGCACTGACAGGATTGCTGGTGATGGTCATCGCCCTGCTCGTCACCGCTCACCGCTTGCGCCGTCTGACGCGCAGGGTGGCGGAGCAGGGCCGTCATATCCGGGATCAGGAACGCACCCTGCAGGCCCTGTGTGCCGGAGCGCGGGGATTGGGGGACAGCCTGCGGGCCATGGAGCAGCGTATGAGGGGGGCCCAGCATCGCCTGGATGATCTCGACGGCGTCGAACCCCAGGGCCGGCTCTATCGCCAGGCCATCGAGAGAGCCCGTAACGGCGCGGATCAGAAGGAACTGGTCGATACCTTCGGCCTCGAGCCCGGGGAGGCGGAGCTGTTGAGGCGCCTTCACACCCCCGCGGGACGACATCTCAACTGA
- the mrcB gene encoding penicillin-binding protein 1B, with product MAKSRTKRRSPRKGRRPAARRFPWIKLTSAVTVLVGVGLMLQLAWLDSRIRSEFEGRRWALPARIYAQPVELYAGRAMAPAHMERLLRDLGYQDVSRARRPGQFERSGSRFTIYTREFDFWDGRQAPGRLTLELDGDRIARLTGDGGRPVAVARLEPREIGRIYPAHHEDRVLVRLEEVPEILVAGIQAVEDRKFARHHGIDPFGIARALWANLRAGRTVQGGSTLTQQLVKNYFLSRERTLTRKVNEMFMALLLELRYDKDEILEAYFNEVFLGQQGRRAIHGFGLAARFYFGRPLEELELAHHALLIGMVRGPSYYDPRRHPERARDKRDQILGILAREGVVEATAAARAAARPLGLADGSRLQDSPHPAFIDLVRRQLRRDYRDEDLKSAGLRIFTTLDTTVQARAEEALSRGLPRLEQAYGLADEVLQGAVVVTHPGSGEVLAMVGGRDPEMAAFNRALDARRPIGSLVKPGVYLAALERNGGYHVLSPLDDTRVEITAPRGEVWQPRNYDQKEHGTVALAEALIHSYNLATVNLGMALGLPKVARALERLGLEQEIPLYPSLLLGAVDMAPVDVAHLYHTLASGGFRMPLRAIREITDAEGRALNRYRLSVEKAFEPGPVYIVNSLLAAVVERGTAHSAAARLGPGRRLVGKTGTTNDLRDGWFAGFGDDLQAVVWVGRDDNKPARLTGAQGALWIWSGLMARLDAASWPGATPEDVAWHAVDMDRRVRLPAACGGDERLPFLAALRPPAAPCPGGEEDSWWP from the coding sequence ATGGCGAAGTCCCGGACAAAAAGACGCTCCCCTCGCAAGGGTCGGCGGCCCGCGGCCCGGCGTTTTCCCTGGATCAAGCTCACCAGCGCCGTGACGGTGCTGGTGGGCGTCGGCCTGATGCTCCAGCTGGCCTGGCTGGACAGCCGCATACGCAGTGAATTCGAGGGCCGGCGCTGGGCCCTGCCGGCGCGCATCTATGCCCAGCCGGTGGAACTCTATGCCGGCCGGGCCATGGCCCCGGCCCATATGGAGCGACTGTTGCGCGATCTGGGCTATCAGGACGTGTCCCGGGCACGGCGGCCGGGTCAGTTCGAGCGTAGCGGCAGCCGCTTCACCATCTACACCCGGGAGTTCGATTTCTGGGACGGCCGCCAGGCGCCAGGCCGCCTCACCCTGGAGCTGGACGGCGACCGTATAGCCCGCCTCACCGGCGACGGGGGGCGCCCGGTGGCGGTGGCCCGCCTCGAGCCGCGGGAGATCGGGCGTATCTATCCGGCCCATCACGAGGACCGGGTGCTGGTGCGTCTCGAGGAGGTGCCCGAGATACTGGTGGCGGGGATCCAGGCGGTGGAGGACCGCAAGTTCGCCCGCCATCACGGCATCGACCCCTTTGGCATCGCCCGCGCCCTGTGGGCCAACCTGCGTGCCGGCCGCACGGTACAGGGTGGCAGCACCCTGACCCAGCAGCTGGTGAAGAACTATTTTCTCAGCCGCGAGCGCACCCTGACGCGCAAGGTCAACGAGATGTTCATGGCCCTGTTGCTGGAGCTGCGCTACGACAAGGACGAGATCCTCGAGGCCTATTTTAACGAGGTGTTCCTGGGCCAGCAGGGGCGGCGTGCCATCCACGGCTTCGGCCTGGCGGCGCGTTTCTATTTCGGTCGTCCTCTTGAGGAACTGGAGCTGGCCCACCATGCCTTGCTCATCGGCATGGTGCGCGGGCCCAGTTACTACGACCCGCGACGCCATCCCGAGCGGGCCCGGGACAAGCGCGATCAGATCCTGGGCATCCTGGCGCGCGAGGGCGTGGTGGAGGCGACTGCTGCCGCACGGGCGGCCGCACGTCCCCTGGGGCTTGCCGATGGCAGCCGCCTCCAGGATTCGCCCCATCCCGCCTTCATCGACCTGGTGCGCCGCCAGTTGCGCCGCGACTACCGCGACGAGGACCTCAAGAGCGCGGGCCTGCGCATCTTCACGACCCTGGATACCACGGTACAGGCGCGGGCGGAGGAGGCGTTGAGCCGGGGCCTGCCGCGTCTGGAGCAGGCCTACGGGCTGGCGGACGAGGTCTTGCAGGGTGCGGTGGTGGTCACCCATCCGGGCAGCGGCGAGGTGCTGGCGATGGTGGGGGGGCGGGATCCGGAGATGGCGGCCTTCAACCGCGCCCTGGATGCCCGGCGCCCCATCGGCTCCCTGGTCAAGCCGGGCGTCTATCTCGCTGCTCTCGAGCGCAACGGCGGCTATCATGTCCTGAGCCCCCTGGACGACACGCGGGTGGAGATCACGGCCCCCCGGGGCGAGGTGTGGCAGCCTCGCAACTACGACCAGAAGGAACACGGCACCGTGGCGCTCGCCGAGGCCCTCATCCACTCTTACAACCTCGCCACCGTGAACCTGGGCATGGCCCTGGGCCTGCCCAAGGTGGCGCGGGCCCTGGAGCGCCTGGGCCTGGAGCAGGAGATCCCCCTGTACCCTTCGCTGTTGCTGGGGGCGGTGGACATGGCGCCGGTGGATGTGGCTCACCTCTACCATACCCTGGCCAGCGGCGGTTTCCGCATGCCCCTGCGGGCGATCCGAGAGATCACGGACGCCGAGGGCCGGGCCCTTAACCGTTATCGGCTGTCCGTGGAAAAGGCCTTCGAGCCGGGCCCCGTGTATATCGTGAATAGTCTCCTGGCGGCGGTGGTGGAACGCGGCACGGCCCATTCCGCCGCGGCGCGCCTCGGCCCCGGCCGGCGTCTGGTGGGCAAGACGGGAACCACCAACGACCTGCGGGACGGCTGGTTCGCCGGTTTCGGCGACGACCTCCAGGCGGTGGTGTGGGTGGGACGGGACGACAACAAGCCGGCCCGCCTCACCGGCGCCCAGGGGGCGTTGTGGATCTGGAGTGGGCTCATGGCCCGCCTGGATGCCGCCTCCTGGCCGGGGGCGACGCCGGAGGATGTGGCCTGGCACGCCGTTGACATGGACCGGCGGGTCCGGCTTCCGGCAGCGTGTGGCGGTGATGAACGCTTGCCGTTTCTCGCCGCATTGCGCCCGCCGGCCGCGCCCTGCCCGGGCGGGGAGGAGGACTCATGGTGGCCGTGA
- a CDS encoding EscU/YscU/HrcU family type III secretion system export apparatus switch protein — translation MTEKRKGLPSAVALQYDGRAAPRVTAKGRGKVAEHILELAAEAGVPVQEDPELTLLLAQVELGDEVPRELYVAVAQVIAFAYRLSGREPPPRADN, via the coding sequence ATGACCGAAAAGCGCAAGGGACTGCCGTCGGCCGTCGCCCTTCAGTACGACGGCCGGGCGGCGCCGCGGGTCACGGCCAAGGGCCGTGGCAAGGTGGCGGAGCATATCCTGGAGTTGGCGGCCGAGGCCGGCGTCCCCGTGCAGGAGGACCCCGAGTTGACGCTGCTCCTGGCCCAGGTGGAACTGGGTGACGAGGTGCCCCGGGAGCTGTATGTGGCCGTGGCCCAGGTCATCGCCTTCGCCTATCGCCTGTCGGGCCGGGAGCCGCCGCCGCGTGCCGACAACTGA
- a CDS encoding flagellar hook-length control protein FliK has protein sequence MDIANPVNRGNAILLASARAVVQRFQVGQILQAMVVSAGGGRAVLDLNGQRLGAATDVALRQGQAIELQVERARNPVVLKVLPEARGQAEVERRALRSSLPRQAAMAPLLANLQTVATATPGIPRPPANPLVADAASQLLQSLPGPRQMTSAEGVREALRHSGTFFEAGLRHAAEGVPPATQRDLKGQLLRLLAILTRAAQPATPPARGGTEGRPAAQGTPPTTRTAAEPQPPRPEGTPRGRPETAAPTPTRTDPGPPPMRGQTPPPQPPAQPSLTANSTSERVTSELRQQTESAIHRLQIHQLNSLPAEDGARLNWSMEVPVRRDDGTDIFSLRIGRDQAGAGDDGDTEAWTVEIGFELEELGALSARLTLRGGRLSAVLWAEEATTAGTIQSHLGELQAELEGAGLDVARLGIFAGRPPGTTPDGGHGPARLLSITA, from the coding sequence GTGGATATCGCCAATCCAGTCAATAGAGGCAACGCCATCCTCCTGGCGTCCGCCCGGGCGGTCGTCCAGCGCTTCCAGGTAGGACAGATCCTCCAGGCCATGGTGGTGTCTGCAGGTGGCGGCCGGGCCGTCCTGGATCTCAACGGCCAGCGCCTCGGGGCCGCCACCGACGTTGCCCTGCGCCAGGGCCAGGCCATCGAACTCCAGGTGGAACGGGCCCGCAATCCGGTAGTGCTCAAGGTGCTGCCCGAGGCCCGGGGCCAGGCCGAGGTGGAACGCCGTGCCTTACGTAGCTCGCTGCCCCGCCAAGCGGCCATGGCCCCGTTGCTGGCCAACCTTCAGACCGTGGCCACTGCGACACCGGGGATCCCTCGCCCACCGGCCAATCCCCTGGTGGCCGATGCCGCCAGCCAGTTACTCCAATCCCTGCCCGGGCCGCGCCAGATGACCAGCGCCGAGGGCGTCCGGGAGGCCTTGCGACACAGCGGCACCTTCTTCGAGGCCGGGCTGCGCCATGCCGCAGAGGGCGTACCACCGGCTACCCAGCGGGACCTCAAGGGACAGCTGTTGCGCCTGCTGGCCATCCTCACCCGTGCCGCCCAGCCGGCAACGCCCCCGGCCCGAGGGGGGACGGAGGGGCGCCCGGCGGCCCAGGGCACACCGCCCACCACCCGGACGGCGGCGGAACCGCAGCCGCCACGGCCCGAGGGCACGCCGCGCGGCCGCCCGGAAACTGCAGCCCCTACGCCTACCCGAACCGATCCGGGCCCGCCTCCCATGCGAGGCCAGACTCCGCCACCCCAGCCCCCTGCCCAGCCCTCCCTCACGGCGAACTCGACGTCCGAGCGGGTAACCAGCGAGCTACGCCAACAGACGGAGAGCGCCATCCACCGGCTGCAGATCCATCAGCTGAACAGTCTGCCGGCAGAGGATGGGGCGCGCCTCAACTGGTCCATGGAAGTGCCCGTGCGCCGTGATGACGGCACCGACATCTTCTCCCTGCGCATCGGCCGCGACCAGGCCGGAGCGGGGGATGATGGCGACACCGAAGCCTGGACGGTGGAGATCGGCTTCGAACTGGAGGAACTCGGTGCCCTCAGCGCGCGCCTGACCCTGCGGGGGGGGCGCCTCTCCGCCGTCCTGTGGGCGGAAGAAGCCACCACCGCCGGCACCATCCAGTCCCACCTCGGCGAGTTGCAGGCGGAACTGGAAGGCGCCGGCCTGGATGTGGCCCGCCTCGGCATCTTCGCCGGCCGTCCTCCCGGGACCACCCCCGATGGCGGTCACGGCCCCGCCCGCCTGCTGAGCATCACCGCATGA
- a CDS encoding pentapeptide repeat-containing protein gives MAESNSNPATLWYVRRGTTVKGPFPASQIAKYVVLGRVHPSDEVSQDQQKWHKVAEFPSLVPPAVKESATSTEQRMLRQREDERSGHDRRHIEESLAEGVEQRRPGRPERRGEEPETVIRHRRQKAALLDTLRSGSEMERRSWRWIAPAAVILVAGLVALGFLLGPATVKDTPDCGAPPAPGVNWNNCTMDGLEARDAELEGARIRNARLRDADLLNANLRAADLAYTDFAKANLSYADLSHADLKGATVTAADLTNADLTGADLSYANLRDARLGGAVITGTLLSGAVWPDGRTCGRDSVGECRVVAPAGE, from the coding sequence ATGGCTGAATCGAATTCCAACCCGGCTACCCTCTGGTACGTGCGCCGCGGTACCACCGTGAAGGGACCGTTTCCCGCCTCCCAGATTGCCAAATATGTCGTGCTCGGTCGCGTCCACCCGAGCGACGAGGTAAGCCAGGACCAGCAGAAGTGGCACAAGGTGGCAGAATTTCCGAGCCTGGTGCCCCCGGCGGTGAAGGAGAGTGCCACCAGCACAGAGCAGCGCATGCTGCGCCAGCGCGAGGACGAGCGCAGCGGCCACGACCGGCGGCATATCGAAGAGTCCCTCGCCGAGGGCGTGGAGCAGCGCCGGCCCGGCCGGCCGGAGCGCCGCGGCGAGGAGCCCGAGACGGTGATCCGCCACCGGCGCCAGAAGGCCGCCCTGCTGGATACCCTGCGGTCGGGCTCGGAGATGGAGCGCAGGAGTTGGCGCTGGATCGCGCCCGCCGCCGTGATCCTGGTCGCCGGCCTGGTGGCCCTGGGCTTCCTGCTGGGCCCTGCGACCGTCAAGGATACGCCCGACTGCGGCGCGCCACCCGCACCCGGGGTCAACTGGAACAACTGCACCATGGACGGGCTCGAGGCCCGTGATGCGGAACTGGAGGGCGCCCGTATCCGCAACGCCAGGCTGCGCGACGCGGACCTCCTCAACGCGAATCTGCGGGCCGCCGATCTGGCGTACACCGATTTCGCCAAGGCCAACCTGAGTTATGCGGACCTCAGCCACGCGGATCTCAAAGGGGCTACCGTCACGGCTGCGGATCTCACCAATGCCGATCTCACGGGGGCCGATCTGAGTTATGCGAACCTCAGGGACGCACGGCTCGGCGGCGCCGTGATCACGGGCACCCTTCTGTCCGGCGCCGTATGGCCCGATGGGCGTACCTGTGGCCGGGATTCGGTGGGAGAGTGCCGTGTGGTGGCCCCCGCCGGGGAATGA
- the amrA gene encoding AmmeMemoRadiSam system protein A, whose protein sequence is MVPMDSPEGLTTAQRETLLGVARDAVSHGLVHHALLALSAADFEEALRAPRATFVTLESDGRLRGCIGTLEARLPLVEDIARHAYAAAFEDPRFPPLAPHEAASLDYHISILSPPVPMDIRDEADLVAQLQPEVDGLIIEQGGRRATFLPSVWSSLPAPQDFVAHLKAKAGIRNGDTAPLKAWRYHTEGFGSHREA, encoded by the coding sequence ATGGTGCCTATGGATTCGCCTGAAGGGCTCACAACGGCACAGCGGGAGACCCTGCTGGGGGTGGCCCGGGATGCGGTGTCCCATGGCCTGGTGCACCACGCGCTCCTGGCGCTGAGTGCTGCCGACTTCGAGGAGGCCCTGCGGGCACCGCGGGCCACCTTCGTCACCCTGGAATCGGACGGCCGCCTGCGAGGCTGCATCGGGACCCTGGAGGCGCGCCTGCCCCTGGTGGAGGACATCGCCCGCCACGCCTATGCCGCCGCCTTCGAGGATCCGCGCTTCCCGCCCCTGGCGCCGCACGAGGCGGCCAGTCTGGACTATCACATCTCCATCCTGAGCCCGCCGGTGCCCATGGACATCCGGGACGAGGCGGATCTCGTGGCGCAACTGCAGCCGGAGGTGGACGGCCTCATCATCGAGCAGGGGGGGCGCCGGGCCACCTTCCTGCCTTCGGTGTGGTCTTCCCTGCCCGCACCACAGGACTTCGTCGCCCATCTCAAGGCCAAGGCCGGGATACGGAACGGCGATACGGCCCCCCTGAAGGCCTGGCGCTACCATACCGAGGGTTTCGGCAGCCACCGTGAGGCCTGA
- the amrB gene encoding AmmeMemoRadiSam system protein B, which translates to MTIQRQPAVAGTFYTADPDELRRTVEGYLAAAGADGTPPKALVAPHAGYVYSGPVAARIYARIAPLGKTIRRVVLLGPSHRVPFRGIALSSADEFVTPLGAVALDRAAMDELADLPWVGVLDEAHAQEHSLEVHLPFLQTLLEDFTLVPLVVGEASAEQVSEVLKRLWGGPETLIVVSSDLSHFHDYATARAMDGETSELIASLGSTHIDGEHACGCRPLNGLILTAREKGLKGEIVDLRNSGDTAGPRDQVVGYGAYGFA; encoded by the coding sequence ATGACAATCCAACGACAGCCGGCCGTGGCCGGCACCTTCTACACCGCAGATCCCGATGAGCTGCGCCGCACCGTGGAGGGCTATCTGGCCGCGGCCGGGGCCGACGGCACGCCCCCCAAGGCCCTGGTGGCGCCCCACGCGGGTTATGTCTATTCAGGCCCCGTGGCCGCCCGCATCTATGCCCGCATCGCCCCCCTGGGCAAGACCATCCGGCGGGTAGTGCTGCTGGGACCGAGCCACCGCGTGCCCTTCCGGGGCATCGCCCTGTCGAGCGCCGACGAATTCGTGACACCCCTGGGGGCCGTGGCGCTGGACCGGGCGGCCATGGACGAACTCGCGGATCTGCCCTGGGTGGGCGTCCTCGACGAGGCCCACGCCCAGGAACACAGCCTGGAGGTTCATCTGCCCTTCCTGCAGACCCTCCTGGAGGACTTCACCCTGGTACCGCTGGTGGTGGGGGAGGCCTCGGCGGAGCAGGTATCCGAGGTGCTCAAACGCCTGTGGGGCGGGCCGGAGACCCTCATCGTGGTGAGTTCCGACCTCAGCCATTTCCATGACTACGCCACGGCCCGCGCCATGGACGGTGAGACCTCGGAACTCATCGCCTCGCTGGGCTCCACCCACATCGACGGCGAGCACGCCTGCGGCTGCCGGCCCCTCAACGGCCTCATCCTCACGGCCCGGGAGAAGGGCCTCAAGGGAGAGATCGTGGACCTCAGGAACTCCGGGGATACCGCCGGCCCGCGGGACCAGGTGGTGGGCTATGGTGCCTATGGATTCGCCTGA